The genomic window AAAGGAATTTTAAGGGTGTTGTATGCTAGTTTATCAGAATCAGCTTGATTTTGGTAAACCAATTTATCTCCATCTTGATTTCCAACAACATTCCCTTTTTCATCATGGACCTGAACTTTTCCATTTTCAGAAATAATCTGAACACTTCCGTCTTCCATCTGTAAAACAATATCAGTGCTTTTAAAATCGAATGGGACTTCGGTACTTTTAGTAAAGAAACCTTGTTTGTAAGCAAAACCAACTCCCAAAAGAACCAAGACAGAAGCTGCAATAGAAATGTATTTTCTATAATTTGGTTTTCTAGGCTGTAATTCTATAACTGTTTCTTGCTCTTTTGCTGCAGATAATATATTGTCGAAAATAGAATCAGCTTTTTGCTCCTCCATTTTTGGCATTTCGCCCAATAGATTTTTTACTTCTTCTACTGTCGGAAAATCTTCAGTTAGATTATTATTGCGGCAATAGGCAATAACCTGTTCTGTTTCTTCGGCAGTACATTGATTTAAAATAAACTTCTCTAAAAGCGTTTTTATTTCAGAATTTGAATTCATTAAGAATGTTTTTAGGTTCTGTGTTTCTATAATACAGCTGAGATGCAATCGAGTACTACTCAAACGTTATAAATTTTTAAATTTTAACATTTTAAATTATTTAATGTATTGATTTTTAATAAAATGTAGAAGTTTGTTTTTTTGAAGAAATAATGATTAAATACATTTTGTCATCCTGAGTAACGAAGGATCACAGAAGAAAGCAACAAAAAAGTCCCTCAATCTGAATATAAAATTGATTTTTTGGGCGAGCCAGCATTAGAAAAAGGGACCAACAATCTTTGTCTTTATGTGCCCCTTTTCCTAATGCTGTCGGGCTGTCCGCGCTACTTCGGTAGCTTGCTCCCATCCCTCTCGCGGGCAAACAGGTTTATTCACGATTCTATTTTTTTCGTTTTCATAATGAAAAATCAAAATAGAAGCAGACGAAAATTATCGATTTTGATTTTGGAGTTTGTGTGTCCTTGAGTTTTCTAATTTTTTTTCAATTGCCTCCAGTTTTAGCTGGAGGTCAAAAAAAAGTCTCCAAATCTGGGCTTTAGCCAAAATACTTTATTCGGCTAAAGCCTCCAATCGTACTTTCTTATAAACCTCCAGCTAAAGCTGGAGGCAATTGATTTTTTTTCAAGCCACAGATTAACAGATTAAAAAGATTTCAATCTGTTTGGGAAAAAAACAATCGTTTATTTTAGATAGAAAAAATACTGATCTGTGGAAATCCTTTAATCTGTGGCAAAAAAGCAATCAAAAAAAAATCACTCCGAAGAGTGATTTTAAGGGCAATATTTGTGGTTTTGGTTAGATAATTTCATCGTGAAGTTGAAAAAAACCGCGCATCGATTCGAGCGCTTTACTCATTTGGTTCCGGACCGTGTTTATCGAGATTCCGAGTTCCTCGCTTATTTCTTCGTAGCTCATTCCTTTTTTTCGCGACATTTTAAAAATCTGCCGTCGTTTGGGCGGGAGCTGTTTTATTGCTTGCTTTTGGAGTTTTTTGCAATCGGCTTCCCGAACAGCATAATCTCCGTATTCATGCGTTTTCTGACTTTCGTAGAAAACGGCTTCTTTCAATAAAATTTCATTCGCAGCCTTATTCAAAACATTAAAAGCCTGATTTCTTGCAATAGTAAAAATGTAGGCTTTAAAAGATTGTTCTACATCCAAACTTTCACGGTTGAGCCAAACTTTCAAAAAAACATCCTGCACATTTTCCTCCGCCGCTTCTTTTGATTTTAGAAGACTAATACTGTATCCATAAATATCTTGGCGGTATAAATCAAAAAGTTGGCGAAAGGCTTTTTCGTTTCCTTTTTTGAGTTCACTTACCAATAATTTTTCACTATGGTTGGCAGCTTCTAACAATTTAAATTGCGTTTATGTAATTCCAATGGTATTAAACGATCAAAATCCGAGGTCTGATATCTGACTTCGTCGCAAATATATAAAAATATTATTCGTAATAAATTATATGTAAAAAAACTTAATTCGTATTTTTTGTTAGTTTTTTATATAAAAGTTACAAAACGCAATGCGAAGTGGCATTTTACAAGTAAGTGTCATATTGACGCTTTTTCGAAATAATATTTATTTGAGAATTTGTCTTTTGAGAATATTCTTATTTACTAAAAATGTAATTATGCTGATACAGCCTTTTATTCAAAAAAAAACCTTTCATCTTTCATTAAAAAGACAAAAGGATTTTGTGTTATAAAGAGGAATCAAAGCGATTCTTTAAATCTTATTCTATTAGTTTTTCAAGTCCTTAATTACTTTAAAAGCCACATCAACTTGATCTTCTCCAACTAAAATCGTAAATTCATTTGAAGTTGAAATTACCTCGTTGATGATGATTCCTTCCCAAGCCAAACGCTGGAAAATGAAGTAGTAAATACCAGGAACAACAATGTTTTCTTTTGGCAATTTTACAGTAATAGAAGCTAAATTATCCAATTTCTGGATTAATTTTTCTCTCATGAAGTGCTTCTCAACTAAGTGATTTACACTGCTGCTCACTACGATATTAGTTTCGTTTACTCCACGAGATGAGGTATAAAAAATATCAGATAAAGCATTAATATCGGAGATTAAATCTGCTTGTTTGTTTAAGACAGTTTCAGATGCTGCGAAAGTGTAATCTGTAAGTTCAGAACGAACCGTGATTTCACCAATATTTTTAATTACTTTATTGATTTTGTGGTTTAATTTAAAATCTAGTTCTTCCGTCAGTCGTTTTAAAGACATTACTACAGCGCCTTGTTTTACTTCTTTTCCAAACTCACTTTCTAATTCGGTCATGATATTTCGCGAAAGTGATGTTAGGTTAATAATTCCGAGTGACAGGGCATTTAATAAAAATGGTTTTGTTTTAATGTAGTTTTCTACAATAGAAGAAACAGTTTTCATAATTCTTTTTTTTTTTTTTGGTAACAGTTGAGTTGGTTTGTTAATTTAACATTGCGATGTTATAATTCTTTGCAAATATAAATAAAAAAACAAATTGTTACAATTATAACAATAAAAAATTATGTTAAAAGTGATAAAAAGCGTCGGTAAGATGTTCAATTGCAAATGATTCCCCATTTTTATGGACCGCAACGATGTCAAAACGAATTTCTAAATCTTCTTGAAAATCCTTTTCCCTATCGTTTATGTAGGCATTTACTGCTTTAATGAGTAATTGAATCTTTTTTTGCTTGACAAAATCTTGCGGAGAACCAAAATCTAAACTCGAACGAGTTTTAACTTCAACAATTGCCAAAACATTATCTTTTTGTGCAATTATATCTATTTCTGCCTTTTGGATGACAAAGTTTCTTTCAAGAATTGAATATCCATTTTCTTCAAGATGTGCAGCGGCGAGATCTTCGCCTAGTTTTCCTAAATCGTTATGCTCTGCCATGAGGTTTGTTTTTTTGTTTCAAGTTTCAGGTTTCAGGTTGTTGAAAACTGAATAATAGTTTTAAGTTTTTTGCACGCAAAGACGCGAAGTCGCAAAGTTTTAATATTCTTTGTGGCTTCGCGTCTTTGCGAGATTTTTATGTGGTATTTTTGAGTTTCCTTAAAAAGGAGTAGACTGATACTATTTTTTAAAAGTAACCGTACTTCCAGAAGCAGTGACTTCTATAGAAACGGTATTTCCCATAATCAAAGCTCTATTGTCTCTAATATGTCCAGCTGGGAAATTGAAAATGACTGGAATATTGTATTTTTTTGTTACGTCATCAATAATCTCTAATGCATTTTTACCCCAAGGCACTTCATTGTCTTTCATGCTTGTCATTCCGCCAATGATAATTCCTTTTAGATTTTCGATGCAACCGTTACGTCTTAGATTCATCATCATACGGTCGATATGATATAAGTATTCATCTAAATCTTCTATAAATAAAATTTTATCCTTGCAGTCAATTGCAGATGGAGATCCTAATAAACTATATAAAATAGACAAGTTACCTCCAACCAATTCTCCCGTTGCACTTCCCAAACGATTCATCGGACTTGGGCTGATAGAGTAGGAAATAGGTTCGTTAAACAAAGCAGCTTTTAATGAACTTACCGCATCTGGAGTTGCTCTAGGAACAGTTACCGGCATAATACCATGAATAGATTTATAGCCCATCGTATTCAAATGATTATGAAGAACGGTTACGTCACTAAAACCAATTACCCATTTCGGATGCTGTTTGAATTTGGTAAAATCCAATAAATCTAACATTCTAACAGTGCCATATCCGCCGCGAACGCACCAAATCGCTTTAATATTTGGATTGTCCATCTGTTTCTGAAAATCGGCAGCTCTCTGTTCATCTGTTCCTGCCAATTGATTATAATCTAAACCAATTGTTGACCCGATTACGGCTTCTAAGCCCCAACTGTGCAATAAATCTATTGTTGGTTTTAAGTTATCGTCGATGTTTTTTCTTGCTGTTGCCAAAAGTGCCACAGTATCTCCTTTTTGTAAATAAGGCGGTGTTATCATGTTTTGTTGAGATTGACAGTTGAATGATTGTAAAGCAAAAATAAGAAATGCGAGTTTACAAAAGACAAAGTGTCTCTTTATATAGTGAAAGCAGTTTTTATTCATTTTTTTCTTTTGCTTAAAATTATAAATTAATTTTTAAGGTTTAATAATTTAACCTCCATATTGTTTTTGCAATTCGGCAAGAAGCAACATTAAGCCTTTGTCAGCTTCTTCAGATTGCACATTCGCAAATATTATAAAAGCCTTATCGATATCTTTGCAAATATACACTTTGGTTAAAAATGTTCCTGGATTTCCATAGTGAAAAGAATATTTTAGGCCCGATTTTTCATTTGTTTCAGAATACCATCCAATAGAAAATTCAGGAAACCCAAAATGCATTTTGTTAAATTCTTCTTCAGACAATACTTTTGATTTTCCTAACAAACCTTGTAATTGCATCTGCGTGAATTTGCAAAAATCAGGAAGATTTACATTGATATTTCCTGCTGATGAAAGCCAATTTAGTTTATAATTTACAAACGGTTTTTCAGACTTCAAATTTTCATCATGTCCCCACGGTTGGTTTATATCAGTAACATTTGGTTGCCCAAAACCGAAGTTAATACTTAGCTTTTTACCCAATTCTTGCACTAAAGCTTCATAGCTTTTTCCAGTTGCTTTTTCGAGCATTAAACCTGCGGCAACAAAACTTGGATTTGAGAAATAGATTTCTTGTTTTTCAGGAATTGTATTTTGCTGAAAAAACCATGCAATAAATTGATAACGTTGTTCTTGGCTATTTCCTTGTATTTCTTTTTGCGCTGGAGTTTCATTTCCATAAGACCAAGTTGGAATTGGGGCTCGAAATGTCAAGAAATCTTGCAAGGTTACATTGTAAATTTCTGGATTACTTGCTGCTTTTAATTCAGGATATAAATCAAAAAATTTAGTATTCCATTCTATTTTTCCTTCTTTAACTAGCGTCGCTGCTATATAGCTTGTGATCGTTTTTGTGATGGATCCTAAACGAAATATATCATTAATTTTTGCTTTATGAGAAGATTTGTAACGTTGAAATCCTAAAGCCTCAATTTCATGTATAGAATCTGATGAAACTACGGCATAAGCCAATTCTGGAATTTTATATTGTTTTCTGATTTCCTCTGCTTTGAAACCGTTTTTTTGCCCATAAATTGTATTTAGAAAGGTTAAGAAAAAAGTAAAAAACAGTATTTTTTTCATGTTATAAATGATCAGATTTTTTGAGCAAGGTACAAGACTTTTGTTAGAAACAAATGTAATATTTTGAATTTTTATTTAAGTAAAAATCTTACATTTTTTAAGTAGATTTGTCTTTTTAAAATCTTATATATGCCTTTAAAATTTAAATTTTTTCTGCTTTTTCTTTTTGGAACGTCAGTCCTTCTTAGCCAATCTAAAAAATATAAAATACATACAGTTGCTTTTTACAATTTTGAAAACCTTTATGATACTGTAGATGATGCGTTTACAAATGATGATGAATGGACGCCAAATGGAGCGCAGTATTGGACATTAGAAAAATATCAGCAGAAATTAAAAAATTTGGCAAGAGTGATAGCTGAAATTGGTACACCGGAGAATTCAAACGCTCCAACTTTAATCGGAGCAGCAGAGGTCGAAAATCGTAACGTTTTAGAAGACTTAATCAAAGAACCAGCATTGCAAGCTTTAGATTTAGGAATCATTCATTTTGATTCACCAGACAAACGTGGTATTGATGTGGCTTTGCTTTATCAGAAAAAATATTTTAGACCGACTTCTTATTCGAATATTCCATTAATTATTTATAAAAAAGAAATTCTGCAAAAAGAAGAAACAGAGGTTTTAGACGATGAAATTGAAGTTAAAAAAGAAAATAAAAATCGTGTTTTTACCAGAGATCAGCTTTTGGTTTCGGGATTTTTAGAAAATGAAGAAATACATATTATCGTAAATCACTGGCCATCTAGATCTGGTGGAGAAAAGGCAACAACAATGTTTCGAGAAGCTGCAGGAAAATTGAACAGAAAAATTATCGATTCGTTACAGCAGATAAATCCACAGGCAAAAGTATTGACAATGGGAGATTTTAATGACGGACCATTCAATAAAAGTATAAAAAATGGGCTACGAGCCAAAGGAGCAAAAGCTGAAGTTGCTGAATTTGATGTTTTTAATCCGTTTGAAGATCTTGCGAATAAAGGTTTAGGAACCATTGCGTATCGCGATTCTTGGAACATATTTGATCAAATTATCATGACAGCCTCTTTGGTTAAATCGGATTTTTCAACTTTTAATTTTTGGAAAGCAGGTATTTTCAATAAACCTTATCTTATTCAAAATTCTGGACAGTATAAAGGTTATCCTTTGCGCAATACATTGACTCAAGCTGGTTTTAGCGATCATCTTCCTGTTTATGTTTATTTGATAAAAGAGGTTTTGTAGAGACGCACTGCAGTGCGTCTAACATTTTTCAGAAATTAAATTACAAACCATAGACGCACTGCGGTGCGTCTCTACAATTTCATTATCTTAGCTTTTCATAAATTAGAATTAAAAAAATGGCTATAGCAAAACCTTTCAACTTAACTAAATGGATTGACGAAAATCGTCATTTACTTAAACCGCCTGTTGGAAATAAAAATCTCTACGTAGATTCTGGTGATTATATTGTAATGGTTGTGGCGGGACCTAATGCACGAAAAGATTATCATTATAACGAAACAGAAGAGCTTTTTTATCAGTTAGAAGGAAGTATAAAAGTGGTAATTCAGGAAGATGGACAGCGAAAAGAAATGGAATTAAATGCTGGAGATATGTATCTTCATCCTGCAAAAATGCCTCACTCTCCTGTTCGTTCAGAAGGTTCGATAGGTCTCGTTATAGAAAGAAAACGTGCTGGACAAGGTTTTACAGATGGTTTGCTTTGGCACTGTGATAACTGTAACCATAAATTGTATGAAGTATATTTTGAGCTTCATAACATAGAGAAAGATTTTCTTCCACATTTTGAACATTTCTACAATTCGGAAGAATTAAGAACTTGCGATAATTGCGGAACTGTTATGGAAACTGATCCTAGGTTTGTGGCGAAGAAATGAAGAAATAATGTTAATTACATATAAAAAATAACCCAACAACTATTGTAAGCTTGTTGGGTTATTTTTTTAACGCTAAAAAAGAAGATTGTATCATTTTTGAAGTATATTTGTATTACAAATAACTCATAAATATATCAAAAATGATACAAGAAATAATTGCATATAAAAATATTGTCGATAATATTGAGAGTTTAATGAACAAATCACCCTTTAAAAAAAGCTATATTATTGAGCAAGTTGGTATTCCAAGTCCAACGTTCTATCGTAAGTTAAAGACTCAGACTTTTTCTGCCGATGAAATGCTTTCTATTGCTAAAATTCTTTCTCCAGAAGAAAACTTTAGATTAGAATTAAAAGAGGAAATCGAGCAGGGTAAACGTGATCTCGAAAATGGAGATTTTATTACTCATGAAGAAATGCTGGCAGAATTAAGAAGTAAAAAACTTATATAGATTTACAAATCATAAGGATTTAAAGGTCGTTGGCGATTATTCCAAAAAGCAATCAGTTTTATTTGATTTTCTTTTATTGCATAATATAAAGTAATATGTTTTGAGATTACTATTTCCCGGCATTCTAAATCATCCCTATATTTTCCTATTTGAGGATTTTTTTCTAATAACTTATTTACTCTTAATACATCGAGAATAAATTTTTCTGCTATTAATGGTGACCAATATAATTCTAAATAATTTCGAATAGAGTAAAAGTTATATTTTGCTTTTTTTGACCAAACAATTTCCATTTAATATAATTTATCTGGCTAAAATATAAAAAATAACCTACAAATTGTATTTTCTATAATTCAAGTTTTTTCCCTTGCTCAGGATAAATAATCTTCAATCCTAAATCATTTTGCGCTTTTAATTGCTCTTTAATTTTGGCAATATTCTTTGCTGGAGGTTTCAAATGTGTGATGATGATTTTAAAGTTTTCTAGAGAACCTTTTCCTGCCAAATCTTCTAAAACATGAAGCTCTTTCATCAAATAATTTGGAGTTAAATGACCAAATAGAAATTTATCTGGCTGTTCATTTGGGAACGAAACTTCAATAAAAATTCCTTTCAATTGTTTGGTTTTAACCAATGGAGCAACTGCTGTCCATAAATTACGAAGATTATTGCTTTTTTCTACTTCATCTGGGCCAGTGTCTCCTAAATACAAGGCATAATCTTCGTTGTTTTTAATTAGGAAAGCGGTACTCTCAAACGGATTAACATGGCTTAAAGAAAATGCTTTAACTGTCATTTTGGTGTTAGTTAAAGAAGTTTCTTCTCCCAAATTTAAAGTCTGAAAATGGTATTTTTTTAAAGGAAATCCTGGTCCTGCGTCTCCAAAATTAGCCCAAGTCTGATCGTTAAAATAATGGTTTTCCATCATTTCCATGCATTTATTTGTAGCATAAACTGTTTTAGAAGAATCAGCAGGAGAGTTAATTATCAAACCAGAAACATGATCTAAATGTGCATGAGAAATCAAATATCCTTTGATATATTTTCGTAAAACTTCGCTTGTAGAAACTTTAAAAGTTTTCTTTTCTATTGCTTTTTCTATTCCAGCATTTACAGTTCCAGCGTCAAGACAGATATAATCGGTTGTGCTGGATGGAGCGATTAAATAAGCTGAAAGATTTTTTTCGTCAATACCTCCCATTACTCCTAATGGAACTACAGAGAAAGAGGTTTTTTCTTTTTGGGAAAAAGCATTATTTGTCATTAAAAGGATGCAAAGGAAAAAGCGATGGAAATTATTCATATTCAAAAAAATTAGAATTGCAAATTTCATCAATAAAGAGAAATAAAGCACTTAATTTTGGAAAAAATCATATTAATTAATTCCTAAATTTACATTTAACTAAAAATTGATAGAATGATTAGAAAAGTACTATTTGTACTGTTTTTGTTTTTAATGAGCTCAGAAGTATATTGCTGTGATTGCTCGGAAAAACCATCAATAGAAGAAAATTGGGAGTTAGCTCATCAGGTTTTTATTGGTAAAATTATTAAAGTAGACAGTTTATTGTATGGAAGTTATGGACAAAAGGTTTACGTGTTTTCTGTAAAAATTAGTAAATCATATAAAGGAGAAATCTTTCCTGGTTATGAGTATAGAGATCTATTGGCTAATGGTTCAGGATCATGTGATAATTATTTCGATATTGGGGAAGAATATCTAATCTATTCTAATCGTAATAATTATGCATTAAGTAGTTCAATGTGTTGTAGAACAGCTTTGTTGAAAAATGTAGACTTAGAAGAATTGGCAGTTTTAGACAAGTTGAATAAGGTCTATCTAAACGATAATGAAGTTAAAGTTTCTAAACTTCGTAATGACCTTGACTATCAAATAGATTTAATCAAAAATTCATTTCAAGAAAAATTAAAGAGAAAAGATTTAACGATTTATATTTTATCATTACTAAGCGTTATTCTCTTGGTAATTCTTCTTATATTATTTTTCAAAAAGAAAAGAAGTTTTAAAAGAAATAATTAATTTATAATTCAATTCTAAAAGAATATCTTTACATAAAAATATAACAATTTTAACTAAAAAAGTTACAATGGCAACAATAGCATCGCAATTTGGAATGAAGGAAGCTCTTGAAAAATTGGGCATCAAGACAATAAATGAAGGAACATCAACAGGAATTAATAATTTTTCATCTGGAGAAATTCTAGAAAGTTATTCACCAGTTGATGGGAAATTAATTGCTTCGGTAAAAATGTCAACGGCAGCAGATTACGAAAAAGCAATTCAAACGGCAGCAGAAGCTTTTAAAACTTTTAGATTAATTCCTGCTCCACAGCGTGGTGAAATTGTACGTCAGTTTGGAGAAAAATTGAGACAAAATAAAGAAGCACTTGGTAAATTGGTTTCTTATGAAATGGGAAAATCATTGCAGGAAGGTTTTGGAGAAGTTCAGGAAATGATTGATATCTGTGAC from Flavobacterium sp. KACC 22763 includes these protein-coding regions:
- a CDS encoding serine hydrolase domain-containing protein, producing MKKILFFTFFLTFLNTIYGQKNGFKAEEIRKQYKIPELAYAVVSSDSIHEIEALGFQRYKSSHKAKINDIFRLGSITKTITSYIAATLVKEGKIEWNTKFFDLYPELKAASNPEIYNVTLQDFLTFRAPIPTWSYGNETPAQKEIQGNSQEQRYQFIAWFFQQNTIPEKQEIYFSNPSFVAAGLMLEKATGKSYEALVQELGKKLSINFGFGQPNVTDINQPWGHDENLKSEKPFVNYKLNWLSSAGNINVNLPDFCKFTQMQLQGLLGKSKVLSEEEFNKMHFGFPEFSIGWYSETNEKSGLKYSFHYGNPGTFLTKVYICKDIDKAFIIFANVQSEEADKGLMLLLAELQKQYGG
- a CDS encoding 3-hydroxyanthranilate 3,4-dioxygenase; this translates as MAIAKPFNLTKWIDENRHLLKPPVGNKNLYVDSGDYIVMVVAGPNARKDYHYNETEELFYQLEGSIKVVIQEDGQRKEMELNAGDMYLHPAKMPHSPVRSEGSIGLVIERKRAGQGFTDGLLWHCDNCNHKLYEVYFELHNIEKDFLPHFEHFYNSEELRTCDNCGTVMETDPRFVAKK
- a CDS encoding endonuclease/exonuclease/phosphatase family protein codes for the protein MPLKFKFFLLFLFGTSVLLSQSKKYKIHTVAFYNFENLYDTVDDAFTNDDEWTPNGAQYWTLEKYQQKLKNLARVIAEIGTPENSNAPTLIGAAEVENRNVLEDLIKEPALQALDLGIIHFDSPDKRGIDVALLYQKKYFRPTSYSNIPLIIYKKEILQKEETEVLDDEIEVKKENKNRVFTRDQLLVSGFLENEEIHIIVNHWPSRSGGEKATTMFREAAGKLNRKIIDSLQQINPQAKVLTMGDFNDGPFNKSIKNGLRAKGAKAEVAEFDVFNPFEDLANKGLGTIAYRDSWNIFDQIIMTASLVKSDFSTFNFWKAGIFNKPYLIQNSGQYKGYPLRNTLTQAGFSDHLPVYVYLIKEVL
- a CDS encoding S66 peptidase family protein; the protein is MITPPYLQKGDTVALLATARKNIDDNLKPTIDLLHSWGLEAVIGSTIGLDYNQLAGTDEQRAADFQKQMDNPNIKAIWCVRGGYGTVRMLDLLDFTKFKQHPKWVIGFSDVTVLHNHLNTMGYKSIHGIMPVTVPRATPDAVSSLKAALFNEPISYSISPSPMNRLGSATGELVGGNLSILYSLLGSPSAIDCKDKILFIEDLDEYLYHIDRMMMNLRRNGCIENLKGIIIGGMTSMKDNEVPWGKNALEIIDDVTKKYNIPVIFNFPAGHIRDNRALIMGNTVSIEVTASGSTVTFKK
- a CDS encoding type II toxin-antitoxin system RelE/ParE family toxin, with product MEIVWSKKAKYNFYSIRNYLELYWSPLIAEKFILDVLRVNKLLEKNPQIGKYRDDLECREIVISKHITLYYAIKENQIKLIAFWNNRQRPLNPYDL
- a CDS encoding RNA polymerase sigma factor, whose translation is MLEAANHSEKLLVSELKKGNEKAFRQLFDLYRQDIYGYSISLLKSKEAAEENVQDVFLKVWLNRESLDVEQSFKAYIFTIARNQAFNVLNKAANEILLKEAVFYESQKTHEYGDYAVREADCKKLQKQAIKQLPPKRRQIFKMSRKKGMSYEEISEELGISINTVRNQMSKALESMRGFFQLHDEII
- a CDS encoding YraN family protein, which produces MAEHNDLGKLGEDLAAAHLEENGYSILERNFVIQKAEIDIIAQKDNVLAIVEVKTRSSLDFGSPQDFVKQKKIQLLIKAVNAYINDREKDFQEDLEIRFDIVAVHKNGESFAIEHLTDAFYHF
- a CDS encoding MBL fold metallo-hydrolase: MNNFHRFFLCILLMTNNAFSQKEKTSFSVVPLGVMGGIDEKNLSAYLIAPSSTTDYICLDAGTVNAGIEKAIEKKTFKVSTSEVLRKYIKGYLISHAHLDHVSGLIINSPADSSKTVYATNKCMEMMENHYFNDQTWANFGDAGPGFPLKKYHFQTLNLGEETSLTNTKMTVKAFSLSHVNPFESTAFLIKNNEDYALYLGDTGPDEVEKSNNLRNLWTAVAPLVKTKQLKGIFIEVSFPNEQPDKFLFGHLTPNYLMKELHVLEDLAGKGSLENFKIIITHLKPPAKNIAKIKEQLKAQNDLGLKIIYPEQGKKLEL